A region of the Terriglobales bacterium genome:
TCATCGCGGAACAGCGACTTCAGGGAATGAGCCGCGCCGGGAAAATGGCGGTCGAGCACGCGCAGACACTCAGGCAAATCGGCCGACTGGAAAGCGCGTGTGGCCTGCGTCACGAGGCCGCGGAATTCCTCCTCGCGCAATGACGGACGAACCCCGGCAGTGAGGTTGTGATCGCCGAAATGAAGTACGGCGAAGTTGAGGGTCAACTGCTCGCGGGTGAGACGAGAAGAGACGTCGGCGCGGCCGAGAGCGAGCCGGGCTTTCCCCGACTCGAGCACACGCGATTCGAGCAAGTCGACGCTATAGCAGTAAACGTAACTGCGGCCGCGGTAGCCATCAAATAACGAGCTGATGGCGTAATGCGCGCCGACTCCTTCCAGATCGAGCATGGCCGGCCGAACGAAGCGTTCGTAAACCTGGCGTCCGCTGCCGCAGGCGGGAAGGTTGCTCCAAGCCTGCTCCAGGCGACAGAGGAATTGTTCTTCGGGGTCCACGGCCAGCAATTCCCGGGCGAGCTGGAGGGCGCGGCCCGCATATTGCAGCGACTGCACCGTTTCAAGACCGGTGAGCTCGTCGAAGAACCATCCGCAACTGGTGAACATGAGCATGAGGTGGCGCTGCAATTCCAGCAGCTTGAGGGCGCGTACCTGCTGCTCGCGCGACAAGCCGGGAACGGCATGGCGGGCAAGAAAAGCATCGGCGACCCAAGGAGATCGATCGACCACGACGCGGATATAGTCGTCGCGAGCGCTCCAGGGATCGCGCAATAACGGCTGTGCCTCCAAATCGTAGAGGGGCGCCAGATGATCGCGCAGCCAATTCAGGGCATCGCGGAAAGGGCGGCGCCACTGCTGATTCCAGGAGAGGTGCGTGCCGGAGTTACAGCCGCAATCGGATTCCCAGCGCTCGATGCCATGACAACAACTCCAGGAGGTCTTCTCCGCAATCGCGACTTCCTGCGTCGCGGGGTGCAGGGCAAGGAATTCACCGTAGTTGGTGATGCGCGCGAGGTGATTGCGTTCGATGTACTCCAGCGCGTAGGCCAACGCCATGTCGCCGCGCGGATGGTGATGGCCGTAGGTCTCGCCGTCCGTGGCGATGTGCATCAACTGCGGCCAGGTGCGAGCGTCGTTGAAACCGGTCATCAAGCGACGGGCGAAATTCTCGCCGTTCGAGAGCAATTTTTCGAAAGCCACGGCGTGCGAGATCGGTCCGTCATAGAAGAAGAGGCTGATCGAGCGGCCGGAGCTGAGGTTGCATTGATAAGCGCGGGTGGGGTCGATCGCGCCACCGTCGCAGGTCACCCAATCCTGCCACGGGCGGTTGCGCCAGCGCAGCGCCTGATGCGGAGCCAGGATGGTGAACTTGATGCCCAGGGAACTCAAGCACTCCAAGGTCTCAAGGTCCACCGCAGTTTCCGGCAGCCACATGCCCTCGGGATCACGTCCGAAGCGGTGCTGAAAATCGCGCATGCCCCAAAGCACCTGGGTGTATTTGTCGCGCGGATTGGCCAAGGGGAGAATGAGATGGTTGTAGGCCTGCGCCAGCGCGGCGCCGTGGCCGGAGAAGCGCTCGCGGCTCAGGCGATCGGCGGCAAGGATCTGCTCGTAAGTCCAAGGCGCTTTCTCTTCCAGCCAGGAAAGCAACGTGGGAGCGAAGTTGAAGCTGATGTGCGAATAGTTGTTGGTGATCCTGGCGATCCGCCCTTGGTCGTCGAGAATGCGGCAGGCGCTGTTGGGCGCGTAGCACTCGGCGCAGATGCGTTCGTTCCAGTCGTGGTAGGGAGTGGCGGACGCTTGAAATTCAACCGCGGCCAGCCAAGGATTTTCGCGGGGCGGTTGGTAGAAGTGCCCGTGAATACAAATGTAACGGTCCACTTGGCCGTAAGCCTCCCGAACCGGCAATGCAAAGGCCTCGCCTGAGACACGATACCGCTGACACTAGAGGAGAGGGAGATACAGTCTTGGTACGTGCAGTTTCCCGGCACTCAGGCGCCGGGCTGGGTTCTGACGTCCCTGCGGTGGAGTTGATGTAACCGTATGACCCTCTCTTGCGCCCCAGAGTTACACATTGTGCCGCCGCTGCGCGGCCGGATGTCTTGGTGTTGATCGCAGCGTGTTTCGGGCTGTCGTCCTCAACAAAAACGTGTCGGCCTCGCGTTCGCTCGGGCTGGCTTGGTTTTGCGAATCCTACCCAACGCTAACGCGTTGGGCTGGCGAAGCATGCCGGGCTCGCTGCGCTCGCGCTCAAGCACGTGCAGGCCGCTCGTTCGTGTGGTCCCTCGGACAGGCTTCCCGCCACTTAGGTGGCGGCTATGAACTGCCGCGCTGGACTCAGGTTGTTTATGACTGCGTTCCCGGCACTCACCCTTCGGCTTTGCTCAGGGCAGGCGGTGCCGGGCTATGAACCGTCGTGCCTGCCGGAGTCGCGCTCGAGGGCGAGCGCGCTCCAACCGATATCCGGAAGGGAAACTGCCGTTCCGGCGGGACTCAGGATTTCAAGAGGTAGTGGCAAAAGGCGCGGCTAAAGCCGCGACCCGTCAAAAGCGGGCCAACTTATCAGGTGAGAGCAGATTTCAATTGGTGGCGCCGCTACTTTCATGGTCGGGCGGGTTACCCATTGTCGGGCCGGTTGCCGACCCGGCCATCCAGTTCCTGCTGCAGCAGGGCCATGAGGCGATCACGATCAGGGCCGGTCAATTCGCGTTTCAGTTCCTTGAGCGCGAGGCCAACCAAATCGTAGTGGTGCAGGCCGGAGTAGCGTGGGTCGGTGGTGAGCTGAAGCCATAGGTCGTGCAGCAATGCCAGGTCTTCGTCGCGCAGTCGCGGAGTGTGAGGTCCGAGCAGGTATTCCTTGCGGCTGCCGTCGGGGGAGATGATTTCCAGCGTCAAACGCGGCTTGGGTTCGGGCAGCCGTTCCCAAGCGTCGCCGGTAAGCTTGGCTTGCTCGTCGGCGGTAAGCTTGGTGGAGAGGCCGCACACCAGCTTCGCCGCTTCCAATCGCTGCGCCGTGAGCAGGATCGTATCAAACACGTCGGCGCCGGGAACGACCAGCAGCGACACCGGCTTCCCTTCCTTCTCCGCCACAGCCACGACCCGCGAAAACAGTTCTTGCTCGTAGGTGTCGAAAATCTCTTTGGCCTCATACATGCGGTTGCCGCTGAAGGAGTGCTCGCGCGGGGTAACCCGGGCGGTCATGACGACAACGTCCTGCTTGGCGGTCTCGGTGCGACGAAGGATGTCACGAAGATAGTAAAGACTGGGATCGCGGACGGGAACCAGTACGTTGCCGGGCCGGACGCGCACTTGCTGGGTATCGAGCTCGGGATCGGCGAAAACGCGGAACTGCTCCAGCGCGTGGTGCTTCCCCTCCTGACGGCGCAGCGTATAGCGCTCGCTGACGGTAAAAATAGCAAAGAAGACCAGGCTGAAAGCGACGCCGGCGATGGTCGCCTCCTGCTTGGTGAAGAGGTTGATCAGCGCGGTGGCGAACAATACCAGCGCTATTCCGACGAGCCCGAGCGGAATTTCGCGCCCGGCGATATGAAGATTCCCCGGGACCTTCCATTCGCGATTTTCCGGCTCGGTATAGCGGAGCACGAGCACGGCGAGAGCTTTGAAGGCGAAACTCCAAATCACGCCGAAGGCGTACAGTGCCGCCAGCAAGTAGACGTTGCCGCGACTGACGATGATGGTAAGAACCTGCAGGCCGACGATGAGATTAATGATCCGGAAACTGGTGCCGTAGCGCTTCTGCGGCCGCTGGAACCAAGGCATCAGTACACCGTCTTCGGCCAGCCGGTTGAGCACACCACTGGCGCCGACGATGGCGGTGTTCACCGCGCCCGACAAGATCAGGGCGCCAACCAGGACCACGAAGGCGTGGAAGATCAGCTTCGGCAGGGGCGGGCCGACAAGATACATGGCAATGCCGCCGATGAGGTTGGCGAAGAAGTCGGGCCGGACATTGTCGGGGATGATCATGACCGCGAAGAAGGAGACCAACCCGGTAAAAAGCAGGCTGTAGAGGAAAATCACAAGACCGGCGCGTTCGAGGTTCTTAAGCTTGGGGCTCTCAATTTCGCGGTTGACCTGGGCCAGCGTTTCTTCGCCGCTCATGGCCAGCACGGAGTGGCCGAAGCCCACCAGGAAGATAAGCCAGGTGAGTGACTGCGCCCAGGTGCCATGCAGCCAGCCCCATGCCTCCTTATCCATTTTGAAATTGCTGGGCGATGGCAAGGGCGGGATATGGGCGCCGCGGCTGAAGATCGTGATCAGCGACCAGGCGATGAGAATGACCACCATCACGGTGGTAATTTTCATGATCTGCATGGCCTTGTCGCTGGATTCGTGGATGCCTTGAATGTTTTTCCACCAGAAATAGATGGTGACTATGACGGCGAAGACGGCGGCGAAGTGATCTTCGTTAAAGCGCACCCCGTGCCCGGCGTAAACGGAAATTTCCAGGACGAAGCCGCCGAGGTATTGGCCGGCGGATACGGCGCTGATCGGACCGGTGAGGATGTAGTCAAAGAGCAGCGCGGAAACCGACATCTTGGCGAGAGTGGCGCCGAGAGCTTCCTTGACAACGCGGTACACGCCGCCGCGCACGAACATGCTGCTGGATTCGATGTAGACGGAGCGGACGGCATAACTGAACAGCATTACGGCGAGGATGAACCAGGGCGCGCTCTTGCCAATCACCTTCTCGGCATCGCCGCCGACGTAATAGGCGGAGGAGGCCAAATCCGCCAGCACTACCGCCGCCACCCGCCAGAAGCTGATGAAGCTCAGCATGACGGTGGTGGCAATGAACACCGGGATGACCGGACGCTTCAGCTTCGAGTTTTGAGCAAGACCCATTTCAGTGGGAGGGCTTAGCCAACGATTGCCGAATTGCTCCCAGCTTGCGCGGCAGGAACATAAGCATGAAAGCGATCTGGCCCAGTGATGATACCTAACGTCGCAAAATCTGCGCCGGAACTCCGCCCGCAAGCCAGAAATTCAGCCGAATTGTAATTGGAAGAGGCGAGGGCCTGAAAGGTTTAAAGGAAAATTGCAGATTCGTGGCGTGCGGGCGCCGCGGGCGAGGGCGACGGCCGCTCGGGTCCATTCCTTGGTCAAAATTGCACGTCGACAGTCGATCGGCGCAGCGCATCCGCGTTTCCAGCGCTTCGGGCGTCCGATCAGGCCACATCTTGCTAATTCGAAGTGGGCTACAATCCGGCACTGTTACAGTTTGGCCGACAGTGCTTACAATCCTGCAAGCATGTGCAGGCTCAAGGCTGCAGGCCTGAAGCCCTATACTTTGCCTGATAGGTAGAGCGCGCCGAAGTTTCCGATGGGCGGTGAAACGAACAACATGGTAGGAGGAGAAGACGCTTTGGCCAGTTTCCCTGGCGTTGAACACGGAGCTACTACCGGCATGACGGGCCAGACCTTGGAACTGGCGGTGATCATTCCCACCTACAACGAGCGGAGTAACGTCCCTTTGCTCGTGGAACGCTTAAAAAACGCGCTTGACGGAGTTTCCTGGGAGGCGATTTTCGTGGACGATGACTCGCCGGACGGGACCGCCGACGTGGTCCGCGAGTTGGGCGTCCGCGAGCCCCGACTCCGCGTGCTGCAACGGATCGGGCGGCGCGGCCTCGCCTCCGCCTGCGTTGAGGGGATGCTGGCAACGAGCGCACGCTTCCTGGCCGTAATGGATGCGGACCTGCAACACGATGAGTCGATCCTGCCGGTGATGCTGGCGGCGATCCGGCGGGGCGATGTCGACCTGGTAGTCGCCACGCGCAACGCCAGCGGCGGCAGCAAGGGCGATTTCGCCAGGAAACGTGCGCTGCTCAGCGATTTTGGGGCAAAGCTCAGCGGCGTTGTCTGCAAAACGCGACTATCGGACCCGATGAGCGGATTTTTCATGCTGACCCGCTCCTGCTTCTTCGAGGTGGTCCGAAAAATGTCGAACACCGGGTTCAAGATCCTGGTGGACATTGTTGCGTCGGCCGACCGCAAGCTGCGCCTTGCCGAAGTGCCCTACACCTTCGGTCTGCGCCAACACGGAGAAAGCAAGCTCGATGTCAATGTCGGGTTCGAATACCTGTACCTCGTCGTTGACAAGCTTACCCATGGTCTGGTGCCGGTGCGTTTTGCGATGTTTCTCCTGGTAGGCGGCAGCGGACTGTTGGTGCACATGGCCGTGCTGTCCTTCCTGTTTGTAGTGCTGCATGCGCAGTTCCTTATCGGGCAGACGGTGGCGACGGTGGTCGCGATGACGTGGAATTTCTTCCTCAACAACACGATCACCTTCCGCGACGCCCGCCTGCACGGGTGGAAAATGCTGCGCGGCTTGCTGGTCTTCTACCTCGCGTGCTCTTTCGGCGCGCTGACCAACATTACGGTTGCGCAATTCGCTTTCGGACATGCGTGGCCCTGGGTGTTGGCAGCCATCACGGGTGTGATCGTCAGTTCGGTCTGGAATTTTGCGGTCAGTTCAATCTTCGCGTGGCAACGCAAAGGGTCCGGGTAGAGCCGCGGCATGGTTGGGCTCATCCAGCGCGGCCCAAAAAGTCGGATGGGCTACAATCCTGCGTGTGAAAAGGCCGGCACAGATCCTGCGCTTTATCACCGCCGCGGCCATCGTGGTGATAATCGTCTGGGTCTATTTCCGGCTGATCCGGGTAAATCCAACGACGGTGGGCTTCACGTTCCTGATGGCGGTCCTGGCCGTTTCCGCAGCCTGGGGACTGCGCGTGGCACTGTTCATGGCGATCGTGTCGACCCTGGCCTACAACTATTTCTTCCTTCCGCCGGTGCTCAAATTCACCATCGCTGATCCGCAGAACTGGGTCGCATTGTTTGCATTCCTGGTCACGGCGATCATCGGCAGTCAGTTGTCGGAGCGGGCACGGCGTGAGACGCAGCAATCGAACCAACGGCGCCAGGAGGTAGAACGGCTGTACGCCTTCAGCCAGCGATTACTGGGCACGGAAAACGTGTTCGGTTTGCTCAACCGCGTACCCAGTTTCATCGTGGAGTCGTTCGGAGTGGTGGGAACCGCCATTTACTTTGAAAACAAGCAGAAGACTTACTACTCCGACATCGTGGTCCAAGCCGCGATTCCGTTGGAACAGCTCCAGGCTGTCAGCGGCAGGGGTGAGCCGGTGCTGGATCGAAAGAATGGCCTCTGCTACATGCCCATCCGGATGGGAGTGCGGCCGATCGGAAGTCTTGGCTTGGTGGGCTGCAATGTTTCCCGGGAGACGCAGGAAGCCATCGGCAGCCTGATTGCTATCGCCATCGAGCGCGCGACCACGATGGAGAAGCTGACCAAGGCGGAAGCGACTCGCGAGAGTGACCGGCTCCGCTCCTTACTGCTGGATTCGGTGACGCATGAATTCCGCACCCCCCTGACCGCAATCAAAGCATCGGCCGAAACCCTGTTATCCGAGGTCGAACTGGACAAACCGCAACTGAAAGAGCTGGCCACCGTCATTAATGAAGAGAGCGACCGGCTCAATCACCTGGTTGGAGAGGCAGCCGAAGTTGCGCAATTGGATGCGCACCAGGTCGAGCTCAATTTTGAGCCACACTCGATTCGCGACGCGATCCAGCTGGCCTTGCAGGAGTCGAAACAAGCTACGGAGCGTCACAGCATTGAGGTGAATGCTCCGGATGATCTTCCGGCTCTGCGCATGGACGTGAAGAGAATCGCGGAGGTCCTCACGCAACTGCTGGACAACGCAAGCAAGTATTCCCCGCCCAATACGCCGATTCACGTCACGGCCGAGCTGCGGAACGGACAAGTGGTCACCTCGGTAGCCGATCACGGACCGGGCATCGAGGAAGTGGAGCAGTCCATGATCTTCGAGAAGTTCTATCGCGGGCGCAACGAAAGAGTCTCGATCCAGGGCACGGGCATGGGGCTGTCGATTGCGAAGGCGATTGTCGAATTACATGGCGGCAACATCAACGTCACGAGCCAACCGGGACATGGTTCGGTCTTTTCCTTCACCCTGCCTGCTGAATCCTGAGATTGCTTGAAGGCCCGGTGCCCGGCTTGCTAATAGGAACCGGCGTGGAATCATGGCAATTTGAACCTGCCCACTGCAAGCAATCGGAAGGTGATCAGTGTTCTTCCGCGCTACCACCGCTCCTCTATGCGACCGACACCACGTCCCGATGTCATTTGCAGCTTACGAAGATAACGGAGTCGCGCTCGAGGGTTACGGTTACCTATGCTGGCAAGCGGGTTGCGGCCGCTGGTATGACGCCACGATTGGCTACTTCGACATGATGAACGGCAGTCCAATGCCGGACCCGCCATTTCTAACCTGCCCTGCCCACGACGTGCCGCTGTACGAAGGCCAGTTCGATTTCCTGGCAGAGGCGGCGCAGTTGCGTTGCCCGCAAGCGTACTGCCCGCATCGCTTGGTGCAATCTGCGCCGTAAAGGCC
Encoded here:
- a CDS encoding DUF3536 domain-containing protein yields the protein MDRYICIHGHFYQPPRENPWLAAVEFQASATPYHDWNERICAECYAPNSACRILDDQGRIARITNNYSHISFNFAPTLLSWLEEKAPWTYEQILAADRLSRERFSGHGAALAQAYNHLILPLANPRDKYTQVLWGMRDFQHRFGRDPEGMWLPETAVDLETLECLSSLGIKFTILAPHQALRWRNRPWQDWVTCDGGAIDPTRAYQCNLSSGRSISLFFYDGPISHAVAFEKLLSNGENFARRLMTGFNDARTWPQLMHIATDGETYGHHHPRGDMALAYALEYIERNHLARITNYGEFLALHPATQEVAIAEKTSWSCCHGIERWESDCGCNSGTHLSWNQQWRRPFRDALNWLRDHLAPLYDLEAQPLLRDPWSARDDYIRVVVDRSPWVADAFLARHAVPGLSREQQVRALKLLELQRHLMLMFTSCGWFFDELTGLETVQSLQYAGRALQLARELLAVDPEEQFLCRLEQAWSNLPACGSGRQVYERFVRPAMLDLEGVGAHYAISSLFDGYRGRSYVYCYSVDLLESRVLESGKARLALGRADVSSRLTREQLTLNFAVLHFGDHNLTAGVRPSLREEEFRGLVTQATRAFQSADLPECLRVLDRHFPGAAHSLKSLFRDEQRRIVSQIVNSTLGEAESVYRQVYDQHAQLMCFLSDLQMPLPGILRTTSDFVLNRGVQRALTDHDVDLERIRALIEKASRDRIQLDVPALQFAIRERLNALADQWSQKPYDRDLLETVSAIVCLARVLPFDVDLWKAQNVYYRLLQEVSTNALAHEIPGAWFEHFVQLGDRLGVTVPDGAFSCPLLPDHVGPPPLHSDHPGSGFAHLASPSQRPCI
- a CDS encoding APC family permease; this translates as MGLAQNSKLKRPVIPVFIATTVMLSFISFWRVAAVVLADLASSAYYVGGDAEKVIGKSAPWFILAVMLFSYAVRSVYIESSSMFVRGGVYRVVKEALGATLAKMSVSALLFDYILTGPISAVSAGQYLGGFVLEISVYAGHGVRFNEDHFAAVFAVIVTIYFWWKNIQGIHESSDKAMQIMKITTVMVVILIAWSLITIFSRGAHIPPLPSPSNFKMDKEAWGWLHGTWAQSLTWLIFLVGFGHSVLAMSGEETLAQVNREIESPKLKNLERAGLVIFLYSLLFTGLVSFFAVMIIPDNVRPDFFANLIGGIAMYLVGPPLPKLIFHAFVVLVGALILSGAVNTAIVGASGVLNRLAEDGVLMPWFQRPQKRYGTSFRIINLIVGLQVLTIIVSRGNVYLLAALYAFGVIWSFAFKALAVLVLRYTEPENREWKVPGNLHIAGREIPLGLVGIALVLFATALINLFTKQEATIAGVAFSLVFFAIFTVSERYTLRRQEGKHHALEQFRVFADPELDTQQVRVRPGNVLVPVRDPSLYYLRDILRRTETAKQDVVVMTARVTPREHSFSGNRMYEAKEIFDTYEQELFSRVVAVAEKEGKPVSLLVVPGADVFDTILLTAQRLEAAKLVCGLSTKLTADEQAKLTGDAWERLPEPKPRLTLEIISPDGSRKEYLLGPHTPRLRDEDLALLHDLWLQLTTDPRYSGLHHYDLVGLALKELKRELTGPDRDRLMALLQQELDGRVGNRPDNG
- a CDS encoding glycosyltransferase family 2 protein, with product MTGQTLELAVIIPTYNERSNVPLLVERLKNALDGVSWEAIFVDDDSPDGTADVVRELGVREPRLRVLQRIGRRGLASACVEGMLATSARFLAVMDADLQHDESILPVMLAAIRRGDVDLVVATRNASGGSKGDFARKRALLSDFGAKLSGVVCKTRLSDPMSGFFMLTRSCFFEVVRKMSNTGFKILVDIVASADRKLRLAEVPYTFGLRQHGESKLDVNVGFEYLYLVVDKLTHGLVPVRFAMFLLVGGSGLLVHMAVLSFLFVVLHAQFLIGQTVATVVAMTWNFFLNNTITFRDARLHGWKMLRGLLVFYLACSFGALTNITVAQFAFGHAWPWVLAAITGVIVSSVWNFAVSSIFAWQRKGSG
- a CDS encoding ATP-binding protein produces the protein MKRPAQILRFITAAAIVVIIVWVYFRLIRVNPTTVGFTFLMAVLAVSAAWGLRVALFMAIVSTLAYNYFFLPPVLKFTIADPQNWVALFAFLVTAIIGSQLSERARRETQQSNQRRQEVERLYAFSQRLLGTENVFGLLNRVPSFIVESFGVVGTAIYFENKQKTYYSDIVVQAAIPLEQLQAVSGRGEPVLDRKNGLCYMPIRMGVRPIGSLGLVGCNVSRETQEAIGSLIAIAIERATTMEKLTKAEATRESDRLRSLLLDSVTHEFRTPLTAIKASAETLLSEVELDKPQLKELATVINEESDRLNHLVGEAAEVAQLDAHQVELNFEPHSIRDAIQLALQESKQATERHSIEVNAPDDLPALRMDVKRIAEVLTQLLDNASKYSPPNTPIHVTAELRNGQVVTSVADHGPGIEEVEQSMIFEKFYRGRNERVSIQGTGMGLSIAKAIVELHGGNINVTSQPGHGSVFSFTLPAES